A section of the Salvelinus alpinus chromosome 36, SLU_Salpinus.1, whole genome shotgun sequence genome encodes:
- the LOC139565441 gene encoding peroxisomal carnitine O-octanoyltransferase-like, translated as MALLDYPIPELDVTLQEASRVLQLTLSPELYAQFKNTLSQQREVLQEAQNCLAAAFSGRENWVTEQFKSQLLSCTDPLPTSTAIPAVLSPSRAKKECAQLERAAALLWAVAKMYSEPSLVEGEGQTERTQQSEVFAASRIPGKTQDEIKVYPDCIHAIVICAGEVFSINILQRLSPGGPMSPLPFPDIYSQVAHVMSQHRAAKNNEPSAICGLSALQRQAWSAVREEILRAGGAAAASLGLMESAVVALSLEDCNPPADLADTLNAVRLGGGDGPCLRYYDKVVNLVVFKDSTAGMAFEHSAVDGMVAGLVAETVWYLSESLNVNLVQTNTGSNGSAYLNKADSSSPSPLAFPLQGITKTDPPKSSPKAINPIITFEVPSYPDVFATLRGHRGLYDAWINFSLQLSLRQTLGESAASHILVTPTHMRHYKHGRCDQTYSITMQSCQLISALESCIGPDNKPRYTNELLRLFHVAFLEHKNLIKATKSGHGVGPHLAALRWSMSADNPLKKFLDPFGCPSIYLTGKDLIEGVELAVGNVYAKDQLAVTYMGRRDRVRMVLNGRGTFATVLEKLQDSLKVNLKLVMLLAVRYAVAGQMGAMECLLQEGQVGRRNGSTQGEIDKSISPAGQKQGKTMSKPTLPSDSASNMSPDFTLVIHGGAGEEMMLNTKVVDVIEFALQTALSLGAQVLQQGGSSLDAVQRSVQALEDCFLFNAGKGSVFNKDGKN; from the exons ATGGCACTTCTCGATTACCCTATTCCAGAGCTAGATGTCACCTTACAAGAGGCAAGCCGTGTGCTCCAGCTCACCCTGAGCCCCGAGCTCTACGCTCAATTCAAAAACACCCTTAGCCAACAGAGGGAGGTCCTGCAGGAAGCCCAAAACTGCTTGGCGGCTGCCTTCTCTGGCCGAGAGAACTGGGTGACAGAGCAATTCAAGAGCCAGCTGCTCTCATGCACTGACCCACTGCCCACCTCGACAGCCATCCCCGCTGTCCTGTCCCCCTCCAGAGCCAAGAAGGAGTGTGCCCAACTTGAGAGGGCTGCCGCTCTGCTCTGGGCTGTGGCTAAGATGTATAGTGAGCCTTCGCTGGTAGAGGGCGAGGGGCAAACTGAGCGCACACAGCAATCAGAGGTGTTTGCTGCCAGCCGCATTCCTGGGAAGACCCAAGATGAGATTAAA GTATACCCAGACTGCATCCATGCCATCGTAATCTGTGCTGGAGAGGTATTTTCAATCAACATACTGCAGCGTCTCAGCCCAGGTGGGCCTATGTCCCCTTTACCGTTCCCTGACATCTACAGCCAAGTGGCTCATGTGATGAGCCAACATAGAGCTGCCAAGAACAATGAGCCCTCTGCCATCTGCGGCCTCTCTGCCCTGCAGCGGCAAGCCTGGAGTGCAGTGAGGGAGGAGATCCTTAGAGCAGGTGGGGCAGCGGCCGCCTCACTGGGGTTGATGGAGAGTGCTGTGGTGGCTCTCTCCCTGGAAGACTGCAATCCACCAGCTGATCTGGCAGACACCCTCAACGCTGTCAGACTGGGAGGAGGAGATGGGCCCTGTCTGAGATACTATGACAAG GTGGTGAACCTGGTGGTATTCAAAGACAGCACAGCAGGGATGGCGTTCGAGCACAGTGCAGTGGATGGAATGGTGGCTGGGTTAGTGGCTGAGACTGTGTGGTATCTCTCTGAGTCTCTTAATGTGAACCTAGTCCAGACCAACACAGGAAGCAATGGGTCAGCCTATCTTAACAAGGCTGATTCCTCCTCCCCAAGCCCCCTAGCATTCCCACTACAGGGTATAACTAAAACAGACCCCCCAAAGTCCTCCCCTAAAGCAATTAATCCCATAATCACGTTTGAGGTTCCCTCTTACCCAGATGTCTTTGCTACCCTCCGGGGTCACAGGGGCCTATATGATGCCTGGATCAACTTTTCCTTGCAGCTCTCCCTAAGGCAGACTCTTGGGGAATCTGCTGCCAGCCACATTCTTGTAACCCCTACCCATATGCGTCACTACAAGCATGGCCGCTGCGATCAGACATACTCCATCACCATGCAATCCTGCCAGCTCATTAGTGCTTTGGAATCCTGCATCGGACCAGATAACAAACCTCGATACACGAACGAACTGCTCCGTCTGTTCCATGTGGCTTTCCTGGAGCACAAGAACCTGATCAAAGCCACTAAAAGTGGACACGGTGTGGGCCCTCACCTCGCAGCCCTACGCTGGTCCATGTCTGCAGACAACCCTCTCAAGAAGTTTCTTGACCCCTTTGGGTGCCCGTCCATTTACCTTACTGGCAAGGATTTGATAGAGGGAGTGGAGCTTGCTGTAGGGAACGTGTACGCTAAAGACCAACTGGCTGTAACCTacatggggaggagagaccggGTCCGTATGGTGCTCAATGGGAGAGGCACCTTTGccacagtgttggagaagctTCAAGATAGCTTGAAAGTTAATCTGAAGCTGGTGATGCTTCTCGCTGTCAGATATGCTGTAGCCGGACAAATGGGAGCAATGGAGTGTCTGCTACAAGAAGGACAAGTAGGAAGAAGGAATGGATCCACCCAAGGGGAAATTGACAAAAGTATCAGTCCAGCAGGCCAAAAACAAGGCAAGACAATGTCCAAGCCAACACTTCCCTCTGACTCTGCCTCCAACATGAGTCCAGACTTTACTCTGGTGATCCATGGTGGAGCTGGGGAGGAGATGATGCTAAATACAAAGGTGGTAGACGTCATTGAATTTGCTCTGCAGACAGCCCTGTCCCTCGGAGCACAAGTGCTACAACAAGGAGGCAGTAGTCTTGACGCAGTGCAGCGGAGTGTGCAAGCTCTTGAGGACTGCTTTCTGTTCAACGCCGGGAAGGGATCAGTTTTCAACAAAGATGGGAAAAATTAG
- the LOC139565442 gene encoding asparagine--tRNA ligase-like — protein MHARGVALIFEGFEIDYAHVKLIPLVPLRGDKPAEVFPEYFQSYPGYVSSVDGPPASPESLKEIHTKITLCRPPRSWEDPQSHSMLAIKSQWYRNLFQIQNTLFHSTVEYFNNTCQYAYALTPLTTDTISSPLGLGSDSEPVSVNLLGQDVYLADSMQFVLEYFLRFQENLSGAYYISASFRGEDPDATHLNQFYHVECELLGDMDTAMHIAEGYLAHLTNAMLKKHSNIILNSAGTLSHVQDLLEKLEGGTALPRVTLDKAIPMMPSPDCFEWVQDGQPQFGRKLSRKGEKVLIEKYGGAVWLTEMDHLGVPFYQAYVEGSGRRKAKASDLLLGLGETLGLGERHSNPEMVQEALRHHAVPEESYKWYINMRQVIPLLTSGWGMGTERYLCWLLQHNDVRDIHIIPRMKARKYMP, from the coding sequence ATGCATGCTCGAGGTGTTGCACTCATCTTTGAGGGCTTTGAGATTGATTATGCCCATGTCAAGCTGATCCCTCTGGTTCCTCTACGTGGTGACAAGCCTGCTGAGGTGTTCCCAGAGTACTTCCAAAGCTACCCCGGGTATGTCTCATCTGTCGATGGCCCTCCCGCCAGCCCTGAATCTCTAAAGGAAATCCACACCAAAATCACACTTTGCAGGCCTCCTCGTTCCTGGGAGGACCCACAGAGCCACTCCATGTTAGCCATCAAGAGCCAGTGGTACCGCAATCTCTTTCAAATTCAAAATACCCTCTTccacagcacagtggagtacttCAACAACACCTGTCAGTATGCATACGCCCTGACTCCTCTCACCACTGACACAATCTCCTCTCCGTTGGGCCTGGGATCAGACTCCGAGCCCGTTTCCGTCAACTTGCTGGGGCAGGATGTGTACTTGGCTGACTCCATGCAATTTGTGCTGGAGTATTTCTTGCGATTCCAAGAGAACTTGTCGGGGGCATACTATATATCGGCAAGTTTTCGGGGAGAAGATCCAGATGCCACGCATCTTAACCAGTTCTACCATGTTGAGTGTGAACTCCTGGGCGACATGGATACTGCCATGCACATAGCTGAGGGATACTTGGCTCATCTCACCAATGCAATGCTGAAAAAACACTCCAACATCATCCTGAACTCTGCTGGGACCCTTTCACATGTCCAGGACTTACTGGAGAAGTTGGAAGGAGGAACCGCTCTCCCAAGAGTCACTCTGGACAAGGCCATCCCTATGATGCCCTCGCCAGACTGCTTTGAGTGGGTACAGGACGGCCAGCCCCAGTTTGGCAGGAAGTTATCCCGCAAAGGAGAAAAGGTTTTGATTGAGAAGTACGGAGGCGCTGTTTGGCTGACAGAGATGGACCACCTGGGAGTGCCTTTCTACCAAGCATATGTGGAGGGCTCTGGCAGACGCAAGGCAAAAGCATCGGACCTCCTCTTGGGATTGGGAGAGACTCTGGGTCTTGGGGAGCGTCACTCCAACCCCGAGATGGTGCAAGAAGCCCTCAGACATCACGCTGTCCCAGAGGAATCCTACAAGTGGTACATCAACATGCGGCAGGTCATTCCTCTACTCACCAGTGGGTGGGGCATGGGCACAGAGCGCTATTTGTGTTGGCTGCTTCAGCATAATGACGTCAGAGACATACATATTATACCCCGTATGAAGGCCAGGAAATACATGCCTTGA